A window of the Vespa crabro chromosome 8, iyVesCrab1.2, whole genome shotgun sequence genome harbors these coding sequences:
- the LOC124426348 gene encoding scm-like with four MBT domains protein 1 isoform X1 — MESCENRTQEKNQEGENGFFWQDYLDATESVEVPQIMFPHVELTLQSGIEIGMALEVPIGKTINESDITYWIASIVMACGPLLRLRYFGGDERTLEFWFNLTKEAAHELGWCTANNKKLEPPDVVLQRSPDCIEKLSHFLTTARTVPPGMLTGDGLSMTEKIKQGMKVEVSDVLHPYKLWVATIIENVGGRLLLRYDTPGSSFKDFWMFCTSEHLHQYGFACKSDSTWFLEPPSSIVDMHTYEEWKDLLESKPKNCDIPVELFKNEVDHPKHNFKVGMKLEALNPINQTKICPATIIKVFDDIYFLVHIDKYDENVKGTDIDSCLYNQSEKNTWLCTAEHPYIFPIGWSKKHNIKITHPEGWISTTDEFDWDEYLKKTGSIKAEENLFYERKNAADAGFECGMRLEAVDPEYENIICAAHITKIVMNLLWIKLDNYEDNKPEHIVHMRSLEIFPVGWCESNHYPLKPPKDYIEICKKVQTPVKEEKKNNVLDIPISEPRSSLWCPKIYFNYRCFTGPMISKGKLATLPKAVGPGPVVLVMREVLSMIVSVGYRSARILKVLQCDSKPDPGYRLEVLKAKHKNNTYRASVAVVTSGDMVADFCRNICKKLMVCPNLFGPLHVLENECPDKCHKTSKTKFTASVGTGKRGKPKGYTSIMVQKPRAWGGRRRRRRGRWSNRDKRINYEYEDEMPFMPLDLAKHMSDGLEETFDGRQPLSEIDIMIQKGLEKSDKSDDFKTEPPSSNASEDSGSSFNDRKMKDNRAGSPNSLNTKHHFTRFSQNVTTTRGSKRERDWDTSIESDCSEADAEYVRMQKKQRRPKTRKLDSNPLFWTVDDVFRYLKKTNDCKDIAYRVKQEEIDGLAFLLLNLPSLTQHMKLRTSLAMKLCRHVEQVKVTFFLRHINEIDPEKYPIA; from the exons ATGGAATCGTGCGAGAATCGGActcaagaaaaaaatcaagaaggTG AAAATGGATTTTTTTGGCAAGATTACCTTGATGCTACTGAAAGTGTTGAGGTTCCACAAATTATGTTTCCACATGTAGAATTAACATTACAAAGTGGGATTGAAATAGGAATGGCTTTAGAGGTACcaataggaaaaacaataaatgaaTCTGATATTACTTATTGGATAGCTTCGATTGTTATGGCTTGTGGACCACTACTAAGATTACGTTACTTTGGTGGAGATGAGAGGACGTTAGAATTTTGGTTTAATCTTACTAAAGAAGCTGCTCATGAACTTGGATGGTGTAcagcaaataataaaaaattagagcCTCCTGATGTTGTACTTCAAAGATCACCAGATtgcattgaaaaattatctcATTTTTTAACAACTGCACGTACTGTACCACCAGGAATGTTAACTGgg GATGGTCTTAGCATGacagaaaaaattaaacaaggAATGAAAGTTGAAGTAAGCGATGTTTTACATCCTTATAAATTATGGGTAGCTACG ATTATAGAAAATGTTGGAGGCCGTCTTTTATTAAGGTATGATACACCTGGTTCGTCGTTTAAGGACTTCTGGATGTTTTGTACATCAGAACATCTACATCAATATGGATTTGCATGTAAATCAGATTCAACTTGGTTTTTAGAACCACCTAGTTCTATAGTAGATATGCATACTTATGAAGAATGGAAAGATTTACTTGAATCAAAACCAAAAAATTGTGATATACCagtagaattatttaaaaatgaagttGACCATCCTAAACATAATTTTAAAGTTGGAATGAAATTGGAGGCATTGAATCCAATAAATCAGACAAAAATATGTcctgctactattattaaagtatttgATGACATATACTTTCTAGTCcatattgataaatatgatgaaaatgtaaaaggTACTGATATTGACTCTTGCTTATATAATCAATCTGAAAAAAATACATGGCTTTGTACAGCAGAACATCCATACATATTTCCAATTGGCTGGtcaaaaaaacataatatcaA aatTACACATCCAGAAGGCTGGATTTCCACTACTGATGAGTTTGATTGGGATGAATACTTGAAGAAAACAGGAAGTATAAAAgccgaagaaaatttattttatgagagaaaaaatgcaGCAGATGCAGGTTTTGAATGTGGCATGCGTTTAGAAGCTGTTGATCCAGAATATGAGAACATTATCTGTGCTGCTCATATTACTAAAATtgttatgaatttattatggATAAAATTAGATAATTATGAAGATAACAAACCAGAACATATAGTTCATATGCGTTCCTTAGAGATATTTCCTGTTGGATGGTGTGAATCAAATCATTATCCATTAAAACCACCAAAAGACTAcattgaaatttgtaaaaaagtacaaacacctgtaaaagaagaaaagaaaaataatgtactTGACATACCAATTTCAGAACCACGTTCCTCGTTGTGGTgtccaaaaatatattttaattatcgttgttttacTGGTCCAATGAtatcaaaaggaaaattagCTACTTTACCAAAGGCTGTAGGACCTGGTCCCGTAGTCTTAGTAATGAGAGAAGTTTTATCCATGATAGTGTCTGTTGGATATAGAAGTGCCAGAATTTTGAAGGTATTACAGTGTGATTCAAAGCCAGACCCTGGATATCGTTTGGAAGTTTTAAAAGCAAAACACAAAAATAATACGTATCGTGCAAGTGTTGCTGTTGTTACTTCTGGAGACATGGTAGCAGACTTTTgtagaaatatttgtaaaaaattgaTGGTGTGTCCTAATTTATTTGGACCCTTGCATGTATTAGAAAATGAATGTCCGGACAAATGTCATAAAACatcaaaaacaaaattca cAGCATCAGTGGGAACTGGAAAACGAGGCAAACCAAAAGGTTATACGAGTATAATGGTACAAAAACCAAGGGCATGGGGTGGTAGACGTAGAAGAAGGCGTGGGAGATGGAGCAATAGAGACAAAAGAATTAACTATGAATACGAAGATGAAATGCCTTTTATGCCGTTGGATTTAGCAAAACATATGTCAGATGGTCTTGAAGAAACATTTGATGGTAGACAACCTCTTTCAGAAATAGATATTATGATACAAAAAGGTTTAGAAAAATCAGATAAATCAGATGATTTTAAGACTGAACCTCCGTCAAGTAATGCTTCAGAGGACTCTGGAAGTTCGtttaacgatagaaaaatgaaagataatcgAGCAGGAAGTCCTAATAGTTTGAATACTAAACATCATTTTACAAGGTTTAGTCAAAATGTAACAACCACTAGAGGAAGTAAAAGGGAACGTGATTGGGACACAAGTATAGAGTCCGATTGCTCTGAAGCAGATGCAGAATATGTAAGAAtgcaaaaaaaacaaagacgaCCGAAAACACGTAAACTTGATTCAAATCCTTTATTTTGGACCGTTGATGACGTATTTCGATATCTTAAAAAGACAAATGATTGTAAAGACATCGCTTATCGTGTTAAACAAGAA GAAATCGATGGTCTcgcctttttattattaaacttaccATCTCTCACGCAACATATGAAATTACGAACAAGCTTAGCCATGAAACTTTGTCGTCATGTTGAACAAGTGAAAGtcacattttttttacgacacattaatgaaattgatccAGAAAAGTATCCTATagcataa
- the LOC124426350 gene encoding peptide chain release factor 1-like, mitochondrial isoform X1, with protein MFLLILSRRFNVHRRPIMIYDTSQRCNSLTNLNTLHNLKGLFCFMSNNVFASRLNLPLSDNSIKKYLDYLSDTYQSNQWKENNFVKMIDIKSVAGTLEDRINIKENVKYLEDLGKEDEEMKRLAQEEEVIYKKQLDDVDEKLLNIILYDLDKENYNNIILEISAGVGGQEAMLFVEDLYKMYLGYADYLGIEHELLELDKSENGIRHTSILLKGNLAFKKFRYEGGVHRVQRIPKTEKSGRMHTSTVSVAVLPEPTDIETNLNHKDLKIETMRSSGAGGQHVNTTDSAVRITHCPTGITVCCETQRSQIKNKEIALLKLKTILYQQELNKQIGIVSEMRKKQMGLGFRNEKIRTYNYNQDRITDHRLENGTMHNLKSFMTGGEELEELEGILHSNIQMKILVEMINKLESKTK; from the exons ATGTTTCTTCTAATATTGTCAAGAAGATTTAATGTTCATAGACGACCtataatgatatatgataCTTCGCAAAGGTGTAATTCTCTAACCAACCTAAATACATTACATAACCTCAAAGGATTGTTTTGTTTCATGTCAAATAATGTATTTGCATCACGTTTAAATTTACCACTTTctgataatagtattaaaaagtatttagATTATCTTTCTGATACTTATCAAAGTAATCAAtggaaggaaaataattttgtaaaaatgattGATATAAAATCTGTGGCAGGCACGTTGGAAgatcgtattaatattaaggaaaatgtaaaatacTTGGAAGATCTTG GTAAAGAAGACGAGGAAATGAAACGATTAGCccaggaagaagaagtaatatataaaaaacagtTGGACGATGTGGATGAAAagttattgaatataattctGTATGAtctcgataaagaaaattataacaatatcattCTTGAAATATCAGCTGGTGTTGGAGGTCAAGAGGCTATGCTTTTTGTTGAAGatctttataaaatgtatttaggATATGCAGATTATTTAGGAATAGAACATGAATTATTGGAGCTGGATAAAAGTGAAAATGGTATAAGGCATACTAGTATTTTACTTAAAGGTAATTtagcttttaaaaaatttagataTGAAGGAGGCGTTCATAGAGTACAAAGAATACCAAAAACTGAAAAATCTGGTCGTATGCATACCAGTACAGTATCAGTTGCTGTTTTACCAGAACCCACAGATATTGAAACTAATTTAAATCATAAGGATTTGAAGATAGAAACAATGCGATCATCAGGTGCTGGTGGTCAACATGTAAATACAACTGATTCTGCTGTGAGAATAACTCATTGCCCAACTGGAATAACAGTATGTTGTGAAACGCAAAGatcacaaataaaaaataaagaaatagcaCTCTTGAAGCtaaaaactattttatatcaacAAGAATTGAATAAACAAATTGGGATTGTTAGTGAAATGCGTAAAAAGCAAATGGGCTTAGGATTCAGgaatgaaaagataagaacatataattataatcaagaTCGTATCACGGATCACAGATTAGAAAATGGAACGATGCataatttaaaatcgtttatgACAGGAGGCGAAGAATTGGAAGAACTTGAAGGTATATTGCATAGTaatatacaaatgaaaattttagtcgagatgataaataaattagagtccaaaacaaaataa
- the LOC124426350 gene encoding peptide chain release factor 1-like, mitochondrial isoform X2, giving the protein MFLLILSRRFNVHRRPIMIYDTSQRCNSLTNLNTLHNLKGLFCFMSNNVFASRLNLPLSDNSIKKYLDYLSDTYQSNQWKENNFVKMIDIKSVAGTLEDRINIKENVKYLEDLGKEDEEMKRLAQEEEVIYKKQLDDVDEKLLNIILYDLDKENYNNIILEISAGVGGQEAMLFVEDLYKIYEGGVHRVQRIPKTEKSGRMHTSTVSVAVLPEPTDIETNLNHKDLKIETMRSSGAGGQHVNTTDSAVRITHCPTGITVCCETQRSQIKNKEIALLKLKTILYQQELNKQIGIVSEMRKKQMGLGFRNEKIRTYNYNQDRITDHRLENGTMHNLKSFMTGGEELEELEGILHSNIQMKILVEMINKLESKTK; this is encoded by the exons ATGTTTCTTCTAATATTGTCAAGAAGATTTAATGTTCATAGACGACCtataatgatatatgataCTTCGCAAAGGTGTAATTCTCTAACCAACCTAAATACATTACATAACCTCAAAGGATTGTTTTGTTTCATGTCAAATAATGTATTTGCATCACGTTTAAATTTACCACTTTctgataatagtattaaaaagtatttagATTATCTTTCTGATACTTATCAAAGTAATCAAtggaaggaaaataattttgtaaaaatgattGATATAAAATCTGTGGCAGGCACGTTGGAAgatcgtattaatattaaggaaaatgtaaaatacTTGGAAGATCTTG GTAAAGAAGACGAGGAAATGAAACGATTAGCccaggaagaagaagtaatatataaaaaacagtTGGACGATGTGGATGAAAagttattgaatataattctGTATGAtctcgataaagaaaattataacaatatcattCTTGAAATATCAGCTGGTGTTGGAGGTCAAGAGGCTATGCTTTTTGTTGAAGatctttataaaat ataTGAAGGAGGCGTTCATAGAGTACAAAGAATACCAAAAACTGAAAAATCTGGTCGTATGCATACCAGTACAGTATCAGTTGCTGTTTTACCAGAACCCACAGATATTGAAACTAATTTAAATCATAAGGATTTGAAGATAGAAACAATGCGATCATCAGGTGCTGGTGGTCAACATGTAAATACAACTGATTCTGCTGTGAGAATAACTCATTGCCCAACTGGAATAACAGTATGTTGTGAAACGCAAAGatcacaaataaaaaataaagaaatagcaCTCTTGAAGCtaaaaactattttatatcaacAAGAATTGAATAAACAAATTGGGATTGTTAGTGAAATGCGTAAAAAGCAAATGGGCTTAGGATTCAGgaatgaaaagataagaacatataattataatcaagaTCGTATCACGGATCACAGATTAGAAAATGGAACGATGCataatttaaaatcgtttatgACAGGAGGCGAAGAATTGGAAGAACTTGAAGGTATATTGCATAGTaatatacaaatgaaaattttagtcgagatgataaataaattagagtccaaaacaaaataa
- the LOC124426348 gene encoding scm-like with four MBT domains protein 2 isoform X3, which produces MESCENRTQEKNQEGENGFFWQDYLDATESVEVPQIMFPHVELTLQSGIEIGMALEVPIGKTINESDITYWIASIVMACGPLLRLRYFGGDERTLEFWFNLTKEAAHELGWCTANNKKLEPPDVVLQRSPDCIEKLSHFLTTARTVPPGMLTGDGLSMTEKIKQGMKVEVSDVLHPYKLWVATIIENVGGRLLLRYDTPGSSFKDFWMFCTSEHLHQYGFACKSDSTWFLEPPSSIVDMHTYEEWKDLLESKPKNCDIPVELFKNEVDHPKHNFKVGMKLEALNPINQTKICPATIIKVFDDIYFLVHIDKYDENVKGTDIDSCLYNQSEKNTWLCTAEHPYIFPIGWSKKHNIKITHPEGWISTTDEFDWDEYLKKTGSIKAEENLFYERKNAADAGFECGMRLEAVDPEYENIICAAHITKIVMNLLWIKLDNYEDNKPEHIVHMRSLEIFPVGWCESNHYPLKPPKDYIEICKKVQTPVKEEKKNNVLDIPISEPRSSLWCPKIYFNYRCFTGPMISKGKLATLPKAVGPGPVVLVMREVLSMIVSVGYRSARILKVLQCDSKPDPGYRLEVLKAKHKNNTYRASVAVVTSGDMVADFCRNICKKLMVCPNLFGPLHVLENECPDKCHKTSKTKFTSVGTGKRGKPKGYTSIMVQKPRAWGGRRRRRRGRWSNRDKRINYEYEDEMPFMPLDLAKHMSDGLEETFDGRQPLSEIDIMIQKGLEKSDKSDDFKTEPPSSNASEDSGSSFNDRKMKDNRAGSPNSLNTKHHFTRFSQNVTTTRGSKRERDWDTSIESDCSEADAEYVRMQKKQRRPKTRKLDSNPLFWTVDDVFRYLKKTNDCKDIAYRVKQEEIDGLAFLLLNLPSLTQHMKLRTSLAMKLCRHVEQVKVTFFLRHINEIDPEKYPIA; this is translated from the exons ATGGAATCGTGCGAGAATCGGActcaagaaaaaaatcaagaaggTG AAAATGGATTTTTTTGGCAAGATTACCTTGATGCTACTGAAAGTGTTGAGGTTCCACAAATTATGTTTCCACATGTAGAATTAACATTACAAAGTGGGATTGAAATAGGAATGGCTTTAGAGGTACcaataggaaaaacaataaatgaaTCTGATATTACTTATTGGATAGCTTCGATTGTTATGGCTTGTGGACCACTACTAAGATTACGTTACTTTGGTGGAGATGAGAGGACGTTAGAATTTTGGTTTAATCTTACTAAAGAAGCTGCTCATGAACTTGGATGGTGTAcagcaaataataaaaaattagagcCTCCTGATGTTGTACTTCAAAGATCACCAGATtgcattgaaaaattatctcATTTTTTAACAACTGCACGTACTGTACCACCAGGAATGTTAACTGgg GATGGTCTTAGCATGacagaaaaaattaaacaaggAATGAAAGTTGAAGTAAGCGATGTTTTACATCCTTATAAATTATGGGTAGCTACG ATTATAGAAAATGTTGGAGGCCGTCTTTTATTAAGGTATGATACACCTGGTTCGTCGTTTAAGGACTTCTGGATGTTTTGTACATCAGAACATCTACATCAATATGGATTTGCATGTAAATCAGATTCAACTTGGTTTTTAGAACCACCTAGTTCTATAGTAGATATGCATACTTATGAAGAATGGAAAGATTTACTTGAATCAAAACCAAAAAATTGTGATATACCagtagaattatttaaaaatgaagttGACCATCCTAAACATAATTTTAAAGTTGGAATGAAATTGGAGGCATTGAATCCAATAAATCAGACAAAAATATGTcctgctactattattaaagtatttgATGACATATACTTTCTAGTCcatattgataaatatgatgaaaatgtaaaaggTACTGATATTGACTCTTGCTTATATAATCAATCTGAAAAAAATACATGGCTTTGTACAGCAGAACATCCATACATATTTCCAATTGGCTGGtcaaaaaaacataatatcaA aatTACACATCCAGAAGGCTGGATTTCCACTACTGATGAGTTTGATTGGGATGAATACTTGAAGAAAACAGGAAGTATAAAAgccgaagaaaatttattttatgagagaaaaaatgcaGCAGATGCAGGTTTTGAATGTGGCATGCGTTTAGAAGCTGTTGATCCAGAATATGAGAACATTATCTGTGCTGCTCATATTACTAAAATtgttatgaatttattatggATAAAATTAGATAATTATGAAGATAACAAACCAGAACATATAGTTCATATGCGTTCCTTAGAGATATTTCCTGTTGGATGGTGTGAATCAAATCATTATCCATTAAAACCACCAAAAGACTAcattgaaatttgtaaaaaagtacaaacacctgtaaaagaagaaaagaaaaataatgtactTGACATACCAATTTCAGAACCACGTTCCTCGTTGTGGTgtccaaaaatatattttaattatcgttgttttacTGGTCCAATGAtatcaaaaggaaaattagCTACTTTACCAAAGGCTGTAGGACCTGGTCCCGTAGTCTTAGTAATGAGAGAAGTTTTATCCATGATAGTGTCTGTTGGATATAGAAGTGCCAGAATTTTGAAGGTATTACAGTGTGATTCAAAGCCAGACCCTGGATATCGTTTGGAAGTTTTAAAAGCAAAACACAAAAATAATACGTATCGTGCAAGTGTTGCTGTTGTTACTTCTGGAGACATGGTAGCAGACTTTTgtagaaatatttgtaaaaaattgaTGGTGTGTCCTAATTTATTTGGACCCTTGCATGTATTAGAAAATGAATGTCCGGACAAATGTCATAAAACatcaaaaacaaaattca CATCAGTGGGAACTGGAAAACGAGGCAAACCAAAAGGTTATACGAGTATAATGGTACAAAAACCAAGGGCATGGGGTGGTAGACGTAGAAGAAGGCGTGGGAGATGGAGCAATAGAGACAAAAGAATTAACTATGAATACGAAGATGAAATGCCTTTTATGCCGTTGGATTTAGCAAAACATATGTCAGATGGTCTTGAAGAAACATTTGATGGTAGACAACCTCTTTCAGAAATAGATATTATGATACAAAAAGGTTTAGAAAAATCAGATAAATCAGATGATTTTAAGACTGAACCTCCGTCAAGTAATGCTTCAGAGGACTCTGGAAGTTCGtttaacgatagaaaaatgaaagataatcgAGCAGGAAGTCCTAATAGTTTGAATACTAAACATCATTTTACAAGGTTTAGTCAAAATGTAACAACCACTAGAGGAAGTAAAAGGGAACGTGATTGGGACACAAGTATAGAGTCCGATTGCTCTGAAGCAGATGCAGAATATGTAAGAAtgcaaaaaaaacaaagacgaCCGAAAACACGTAAACTTGATTCAAATCCTTTATTTTGGACCGTTGATGACGTATTTCGATATCTTAAAAAGACAAATGATTGTAAAGACATCGCTTATCGTGTTAAACAAGAA GAAATCGATGGTCTcgcctttttattattaaacttaccATCTCTCACGCAACATATGAAATTACGAACAAGCTTAGCCATGAAACTTTGTCGTCATGTTGAACAAGTGAAAGtcacattttttttacgacacattaatgaaattgatccAGAAAAGTATCCTATagcataa
- the LOC124426348 gene encoding scm-like with four MBT domains protein 1 isoform X2: MESCENRTQEKNQEENGFFWQDYLDATESVEVPQIMFPHVELTLQSGIEIGMALEVPIGKTINESDITYWIASIVMACGPLLRLRYFGGDERTLEFWFNLTKEAAHELGWCTANNKKLEPPDVVLQRSPDCIEKLSHFLTTARTVPPGMLTGDGLSMTEKIKQGMKVEVSDVLHPYKLWVATIIENVGGRLLLRYDTPGSSFKDFWMFCTSEHLHQYGFACKSDSTWFLEPPSSIVDMHTYEEWKDLLESKPKNCDIPVELFKNEVDHPKHNFKVGMKLEALNPINQTKICPATIIKVFDDIYFLVHIDKYDENVKGTDIDSCLYNQSEKNTWLCTAEHPYIFPIGWSKKHNIKITHPEGWISTTDEFDWDEYLKKTGSIKAEENLFYERKNAADAGFECGMRLEAVDPEYENIICAAHITKIVMNLLWIKLDNYEDNKPEHIVHMRSLEIFPVGWCESNHYPLKPPKDYIEICKKVQTPVKEEKKNNVLDIPISEPRSSLWCPKIYFNYRCFTGPMISKGKLATLPKAVGPGPVVLVMREVLSMIVSVGYRSARILKVLQCDSKPDPGYRLEVLKAKHKNNTYRASVAVVTSGDMVADFCRNICKKLMVCPNLFGPLHVLENECPDKCHKTSKTKFTASVGTGKRGKPKGYTSIMVQKPRAWGGRRRRRRGRWSNRDKRINYEYEDEMPFMPLDLAKHMSDGLEETFDGRQPLSEIDIMIQKGLEKSDKSDDFKTEPPSSNASEDSGSSFNDRKMKDNRAGSPNSLNTKHHFTRFSQNVTTTRGSKRERDWDTSIESDCSEADAEYVRMQKKQRRPKTRKLDSNPLFWTVDDVFRYLKKTNDCKDIAYRVKQEEIDGLAFLLLNLPSLTQHMKLRTSLAMKLCRHVEQVKVTFFLRHINEIDPEKYPIA; encoded by the exons ATGGAATCGTGCGAGAATCGGActcaagaaaaaaatcaagaag AAAATGGATTTTTTTGGCAAGATTACCTTGATGCTACTGAAAGTGTTGAGGTTCCACAAATTATGTTTCCACATGTAGAATTAACATTACAAAGTGGGATTGAAATAGGAATGGCTTTAGAGGTACcaataggaaaaacaataaatgaaTCTGATATTACTTATTGGATAGCTTCGATTGTTATGGCTTGTGGACCACTACTAAGATTACGTTACTTTGGTGGAGATGAGAGGACGTTAGAATTTTGGTTTAATCTTACTAAAGAAGCTGCTCATGAACTTGGATGGTGTAcagcaaataataaaaaattagagcCTCCTGATGTTGTACTTCAAAGATCACCAGATtgcattgaaaaattatctcATTTTTTAACAACTGCACGTACTGTACCACCAGGAATGTTAACTGgg GATGGTCTTAGCATGacagaaaaaattaaacaaggAATGAAAGTTGAAGTAAGCGATGTTTTACATCCTTATAAATTATGGGTAGCTACG ATTATAGAAAATGTTGGAGGCCGTCTTTTATTAAGGTATGATACACCTGGTTCGTCGTTTAAGGACTTCTGGATGTTTTGTACATCAGAACATCTACATCAATATGGATTTGCATGTAAATCAGATTCAACTTGGTTTTTAGAACCACCTAGTTCTATAGTAGATATGCATACTTATGAAGAATGGAAAGATTTACTTGAATCAAAACCAAAAAATTGTGATATACCagtagaattatttaaaaatgaagttGACCATCCTAAACATAATTTTAAAGTTGGAATGAAATTGGAGGCATTGAATCCAATAAATCAGACAAAAATATGTcctgctactattattaaagtatttgATGACATATACTTTCTAGTCcatattgataaatatgatgaaaatgtaaaaggTACTGATATTGACTCTTGCTTATATAATCAATCTGAAAAAAATACATGGCTTTGTACAGCAGAACATCCATACATATTTCCAATTGGCTGGtcaaaaaaacataatatcaA aatTACACATCCAGAAGGCTGGATTTCCACTACTGATGAGTTTGATTGGGATGAATACTTGAAGAAAACAGGAAGTATAAAAgccgaagaaaatttattttatgagagaaaaaatgcaGCAGATGCAGGTTTTGAATGTGGCATGCGTTTAGAAGCTGTTGATCCAGAATATGAGAACATTATCTGTGCTGCTCATATTACTAAAATtgttatgaatttattatggATAAAATTAGATAATTATGAAGATAACAAACCAGAACATATAGTTCATATGCGTTCCTTAGAGATATTTCCTGTTGGATGGTGTGAATCAAATCATTATCCATTAAAACCACCAAAAGACTAcattgaaatttgtaaaaaagtacaaacacctgtaaaagaagaaaagaaaaataatgtactTGACATACCAATTTCAGAACCACGTTCCTCGTTGTGGTgtccaaaaatatattttaattatcgttgttttacTGGTCCAATGAtatcaaaaggaaaattagCTACTTTACCAAAGGCTGTAGGACCTGGTCCCGTAGTCTTAGTAATGAGAGAAGTTTTATCCATGATAGTGTCTGTTGGATATAGAAGTGCCAGAATTTTGAAGGTATTACAGTGTGATTCAAAGCCAGACCCTGGATATCGTTTGGAAGTTTTAAAAGCAAAACACAAAAATAATACGTATCGTGCAAGTGTTGCTGTTGTTACTTCTGGAGACATGGTAGCAGACTTTTgtagaaatatttgtaaaaaattgaTGGTGTGTCCTAATTTATTTGGACCCTTGCATGTATTAGAAAATGAATGTCCGGACAAATGTCATAAAACatcaaaaacaaaattca cAGCATCAGTGGGAACTGGAAAACGAGGCAAACCAAAAGGTTATACGAGTATAATGGTACAAAAACCAAGGGCATGGGGTGGTAGACGTAGAAGAAGGCGTGGGAGATGGAGCAATAGAGACAAAAGAATTAACTATGAATACGAAGATGAAATGCCTTTTATGCCGTTGGATTTAGCAAAACATATGTCAGATGGTCTTGAAGAAACATTTGATGGTAGACAACCTCTTTCAGAAATAGATATTATGATACAAAAAGGTTTAGAAAAATCAGATAAATCAGATGATTTTAAGACTGAACCTCCGTCAAGTAATGCTTCAGAGGACTCTGGAAGTTCGtttaacgatagaaaaatgaaagataatcgAGCAGGAAGTCCTAATAGTTTGAATACTAAACATCATTTTACAAGGTTTAGTCAAAATGTAACAACCACTAGAGGAAGTAAAAGGGAACGTGATTGGGACACAAGTATAGAGTCCGATTGCTCTGAAGCAGATGCAGAATATGTAAGAAtgcaaaaaaaacaaagacgaCCGAAAACACGTAAACTTGATTCAAATCCTTTATTTTGGACCGTTGATGACGTATTTCGATATCTTAAAAAGACAAATGATTGTAAAGACATCGCTTATCGTGTTAAACAAGAA GAAATCGATGGTCTcgcctttttattattaaacttaccATCTCTCACGCAACATATGAAATTACGAACAAGCTTAGCCATGAAACTTTGTCGTCATGTTGAACAAGTGAAAGtcacattttttttacgacacattaatgaaattgatccAGAAAAGTATCCTATagcataa